Proteins encoded in a region of the Saccharomyces eubayanus strain FM1318 chromosome V, whole genome shotgun sequence genome:
- the PTC2 gene encoding type 2C protein phosphatase PTC2, whose product MGQILSNPVIDKENHSGADSLTAFGLCAMQGWRMSMEDSHILEPNVMTKSDKDHIALYGIFDGHGGAKVAEYCGNRIMDILLEQKSFQKGDLPRALIDTFLHTDVKLLQDPIMKNDHSGCTATSMLVSKSQNLLVCANSGDSRTVLAIDGNAKALSYDHKPTLASEKSRIVAADGFVEMDRVNGNLALSRAIGDFEFKSNTRLGPEEQIVTCVPDIIEHTLDYDRDEFVILACDGIWDCLTSQDCVDLVHLGLQEGMTLNEISSRIIDVCCSPTTEGTGIGCDNMSIVVVALLKDGENPATWADRIKAKPRHSTIRSFADKRRRVFSYYDFSKSNDEQVFAVTTKRPQDKFTRDHEAAVAAVTAADADADADAMEIDDTDADTDAENLDPSSQSKHTIDLASLEALLGATGGVKTDGAGNKVTYTLPPSALSQLLQSMGQDPSALMEAANNHGDSQPQ is encoded by the coding sequence ATGGGACAAATACTATCCAACCCTGTAATCGATAAAGAGAACCACTCCGGCGCGGACTCGCTGACCGCGTTCGGGCTATGTGCAATGCAAGGATGGCGGATGTCGATGGAGGACTCGCACATTCTAGAGCCCAATGTCATGACGAAGTCGGACAAGGACCACATTGCGCTTTACGGTATATTCGACGGCCACGGTGGCGCGAAGGTGGCAGAGTACTGTGGCAACAGGATAATGGACATCCTACTGGAGCAGAAGTCGTTTCAAAAGGGAGACCTGCCAAGGGCTCTGATTGACACTTTCCTACACACAGACGTGAAGCTGTTGCAGGACCCGATCATGAAAAACGACCACAGCGGATGTACGGCCACGTCCATGTTGGTATCGAAGTCGCAGAATCTGCTGGTGTGCGCCAATTCCGGTGACAGCAGAACTGTGCTGGCCATAGACGGCAACGCCAAGGCCCTCTCGTACGACCACAAGCCCACGTTAGCAAGCGAAAAGTCGCGTATCGTGGCGGCAGACGGGTTCGTGGAAATGGATAGAGTGAACGGCAATCTGGCGCTGTCCCGCGCCATCGGCGACTTCGAGTTCAAATCCAACACCAGGTTGGGCCCCGAAGAACAGATAGTCACGTGCGTGCCCGACATCATCGAGCACACCCTGGACTACGACAGAGACGAGTTCGTGATCCTGGCCTGCGACGGTATCTGGGACTGTTTGACCTCCCAAGACTGTGTGGACCTGGTCCATCTCGGCTTGCAAGAGGGAATGACCCTCAACGAAATATCCTCCCGCATCATCGACGTATGCTGCTCACCAACCACGGAGGGAACAGGCATCGGCTGCGACAACATGAGCATCGTGGTCGTTGCACTGCTGAAGGACGGCGAAAACCCGGCAACCTGGGCCGATCGTATAAAGGCCAAGCCCCGCCACTCCACCATCCGCTCCTTCGCGGACAAGAGAAGAAGGGTTTTCAGCTACTACGATTTCTCCAAGAGTAATGACGAACAAGTCTTTGCCGTCACCACCAAAAGGCCCCAGGACAAGTTCACCAGGGACCACGAGGCTGCAGTAGCCGCCGTGACTGCCGCGGATGCGGACGCGGACGCGGATGCCATGGAAATCGACGACACAGACGCGGACACAGACGCAGAAAACCTGGACCCTTCAAGCCAGTCTAAGCACACCATCGACCTGGCGTCGCTCGAGGCCCTGCTGGGTGCCACAGGCGGCGTTAAGACAGACGGCGCCGGCAACAAAGTCACTTACACTCTTCCCCCCTCCGCGCTGTCGCAACTGCTTCAATCGATGGGGCAGGATCCTAGCGCCCTGATGGAAGCCGCCAACAACCATGGCGACTCGCAGCCGCAGTGA
- the TRP2 gene encoding anthranilate synthase TRP2 has translation MATHIKIQPDIDSLKQLQLENDDVSINMYPVYAYLPSLDLTPHVAYLKLAQLNNPNRRESFLLESAKTSNELDRYSFIGISPRKIIKTGPTEGLETDPLEILEEEISSFKVAENIPGLPKLSGGAIGYISYDCVRYFEPKTRRPLKDVLKLPEAYLMLCDTIIAFDNVFQRFQIIHNINTNETSLEQGYKNAVEIITDVISKLTDDSSPIPYPEQPPIKLNQTFESNVGQEGYESHVSTLKEHIKKGDIIQGVPSQRVARPTSLHPFNIYRHLRTVNPSPYLFYIDCLDFQIIGASPELLCKSDSKNKVITHPIAGTVKRGATTEKDDALADQLRGSLKDRAEHVMLVDLARNDINRICDPLTTSVDKLLTVQKFSHVQHLVSQVSGTLRPEKTRFDAFRSIFPAGTVSGAPKVRAMELIAELEGERRGVYAGAVGHWSYDGKTMDNCIALRTMVYKDGIAYLQAGGGIVYDSDEYDEYVETMNKMMANHSTIVQAEEMWADTVGTV, from the coding sequence atggctACCCATATCAAAATCCAACCGGATATTGACTCGCTGAAGCAATTGCAACTGGAAAATGACGATGTTTCCATAAATATGTACCCGGTGTATGCGTACTTGCCATCGTTGGACCTGACTCCTCACGTGGCATATCTGAAGCTGGCGCAACTGAACAATCCCAACAGAAGGGAATCGTTCCTATTGGAAAGTGCCAAGACTAGCAATGAATTGGACCGTTATTCTTTCATCGGTATTTCCCCACgcaaaatcatcaaaacaGGCCCCACTGAAGGCTTGGAAACCGATCCTTTGGAGATCTTGGAAGAGGAGATCTCTTCGTTTAAAGTGGCAGAAAACATCCCCGGTTTACCCAAACTAAGTGGTGGTGCTATCGGTTACATCTCTTACGATTGTGTTCGTTATTTCGAGCCAAAGACTAGAAGACCTTTGAAGGACGTTTTGAAACTCCCAGAGGCATATCTAATGCTCTGTGATACCATTATCGCCTTTGACAacgttttccaaagatttcaaatcatccaCAACATTAACACTAACGAGACTTCGCTAGAACAAGGTTATAAAAATGCAGTGGAAATAATCACCGACGTTATATCCAAACTAACAGACGACTCTTCCCCAATACCATACCCAGAACAGCCTCCAATCAAGTTGAATCAAACTTTCGAATCTAACGTGGGTCAAGAAGGTTACGAAAGCCATGTCTCCACTTTGAAGGAGCATATCAAAAAGGGAGATATAATCCAAGGTGTTCCATCCCAAAGGGTGGCAAGGCCTACTTCGTTACATCCTTTCAATATTTACAGGCATCTGCGTACCGTGAACCCTTCGCCTTACCTGTTCTACATCGACTGTCTGGACTTCCAAATCATTGGTGCGTCTCCAGAACTATTATGCAAGTCGGATTCTAAGAATAAAGTGATCACGCACCCAATCGCTGGTACTGTTAAGCGTGGTGCTACCACGGAAAAGGATGATGCTTTAGCCGACCAGTTGCGTGGCTCGCTAAAGGATCGTGCTGAGCATGTCATGTTAGTCGATTTAGCAAGAAACGATATCAACAGAATTTGTGATCCATTAACAACAAGCGTCGATAAGTTGTTAACCGTACAAAAATTCTCTCATGTTCAACATTTGGTTTCTCAAGTGAGCGGTACTTTGCGCCCCGAAAAGACAAGATTCGATGCATTCAGATCGATCTTCCCCGCCGGGACGGTCAGTGGTGCTCCAAAGGTCAGAGCTATGGAATTGATTGCTGAACTGGAAGGCGAAAGACGCGGTGTGTATGCAGGTGCCGTCGGCCACTGGTCATATGACGGTAAAACAATGGACAACTGTATTGCTCTACGGACCATGGTTTATAAGGATGGCATTGCCTACCTGCAAGCTGGTGGTGGTATTGTTTATGACTCCGATGAATACGATGAGTATGTAGAAACTATGAACAAGATGATGGCTAATCATAGTACCATTGTTCAAGCTGAAGAAATGTGGGCGGATACCGTGGGGACCGTTTGA
- the MET6 gene encoding 5-methyltetrahydropteroyltriglutamate-homocysteine S-methyltransferase, with amino-acid sequence MVQSAVLGFPRIGPNRELKKATEGYWNGKITVDELFKVGKDLRSQNWKLQKEAGVDIIPSNDFSFYDQVLDLSLLFNVIPDRYTKYDLSPIDTLFAMGRGLQRKATETEKAVDVTALEMVKWFDSNYHYVRPTFSKTTQFKLNGQKPVDEYLEAKELGIQTRPVLLGPVSYLFLGKADKDSLDLEPLSLLEQLLPLYAEVLSKLAAAGATEVQIDEPVLVLDLPATAQAAIKKAYTYFGKQSNLPKITLATYFGTVVPNLDVIKGLPVSALHVDFVRAPQQFDDVVAAIGDKQTLSVGIVDGRNIWKNDFKKSSAFVNKAIEKLGADRVVVATSSSLLHTPVDLTNETKLDAEIKGFFSFATQKLDEVVVITKNVSGQNVAAALEANAKSVESRGKSKLIHDSSVKARVASIDQKMSTRASPFEQRLPEQKKIFNLPLFPTTTIGSFPQTKDIRINRNKFNKGTITAEEYEKFINSEIETVIRFQEEIGLDVLVHGEPERNDMVQYFGEQINGYAFTVNGWVQSYGSRYVRPPIIVGDLSRPKAMSVKESVYAQSITSKPVKGMLTGPITCLRWSFPRDDVDQRTQAMQLALALRDEVNDLEAAGIKVIQVDEPALREGLPLREGAERSAYYSWAAEAFRVATSGVANKTQIHSHFCYSDLDPNHIKALDADVVSIEFSKKDDANYIAEFKNYPNHIGLGLFDIHSPRVPSKDEFITKISAILKTYPAEKFWVNPDCGLKTRGWEETRLSLTHMVEAAQYFREQYKN; translated from the coding sequence atggTTCAATCTGCTGTCTTAGGGTTCCCAAGAATCGGTCCAAACAGAGAATTAAAGAAGGCCACTGAAGGTTACTGGAACGGTAAGATTACCGTCGATGAATTATTCAAGGTCGGTAAGGATTTGAGAAGTCAAAACTGGAAGTTGCAAAAGGAAGCTGGTGTCGACATCATCCCATCCAATGACTTCTCATTCTACGACCAAGTCTTGGAtttgtctttgttgttCAATGTCATCCCAGACCGTTACACTAAATACGATTTGTCTCCAATTGACACTTTATTCGCCATGGGTAGAGGTTTACAAAGAAAGGCCACCGAAACCGAAAAGGCTGTCGATGTCACCGCTTTGGAAATGGTTAAGTGGTTTGACTCCAACTACCACTACGTCAGACCAACTTTCTCTAAGACCACTCAATTCAAATTGAACGGTCAAAAGCCAGTCGACGAATATTTGGAAGCTAAGGAATTGGGTATTCAAACCAGACCTGTTCTATTGGGTCCAGTTTCTTACTTGTTCTTAGGTAAGGCTGACAAGGACTCTTTGGACCTGGAACCATTATCTCTACTAGAACAATTGTTGCCTCTATACGCTGAAGTTCTATCCAAATTAGCTGCTGCTGGTGCCACTGAAGTTCAAATTGACGAACCTGTCTTAGTCTTGGACTTGCCTGCTACCGCTCAAGCCGCCATCAAGAAGGCTTACACCTACTTTGGTAAGCAAAGCAATCTACCAAAGATCACTTTGGCTACTTACTTCGGTACCGTTGTTCCAAACTTAGACGTTATCAAGGGCTTGCCAGTCTCTGCTCTACACGTCGACTTTGTCAGAGCTCCTCAACAATTCGATGATGTCGTTGCCGCTATTGGTGACAAGCAAACATTGTCTGTTGGTATTGTCGATGGTAGAAACATCTGGAAGAACGACTTTAAGAAGTCTTCTGCTTTCGTTAACAAGGCCATCGAGAAGTTGGGTGCCGACAGAGTTGTTGTTGCCacttcttcctctttgtTGCACACTCCAGTCGATTTGACTAACGAAACCAAATTGGACGCTGAAATTAAGGgcttcttctcttttgcCACCCAAAAGTTGGATGAAGTTGTTGTCATTACCAAGAATGTTTCTGGTCAAAATGTTGCTGCCGCTCTAGAAGCTAATGCCAAGTCTGTCGAATCTAGAGGTAAATCCAAGTTGATCCACGACTCTTCTGTCAAAGCCAGAGTTGCCTCTATCGACCAAAAGATGTCTACCAGAGCTTCTCCATTCGAACAAAGATTGCctgaacaaaagaaaatcttcaaCTTGCCATTGTTCCCAACTACCACTATTGGTTCTTTCCCACAAACCAAGGACATTAGAATTAACAGaaacaaattcaacaaGGGTACCATCACTGCTGAAGAATACGAAAAGTTCATCAACTCTGAAATTGAAACCGTCATCAGAttccaagaagaaattggtCTAGATGTCTTGGTCCACGGTGAACCTGAAAGAAACGATATGGTTCAATACTTTGGTGAACAAATCAACGGTTACGCCTTCACTGTTAACGGTTGGGTTCAATCTTACGGTTCCAGATACGTTAGACCACCTATCATTGTTGGTGACTTATCTAGACCAAAGGCTATGTCTGTCAAGGAATCTGTCTACGCCCAATCCATCACTTCCAAGCCAGTCAAAGGTATGTTAACTGGTCCAATCACCTGTTTGAGATGGTCTTTCCCAAGAGACGATGTCGACCAAAGAACCCAAGCCATGCAATTGGCTTTGGCTTTGAGAGATGAAGTCAACGATTTGGAAGCTGCTGGCATTAAGGTCATTCAAGTTGATGAACCAGCTTTGAGAGAAGGTTTGCCATTGAGAGAAGGTGCTGAAAGATCCGCTTACTACAGCTGGGCTGCCGAAGCTTTCAGAGTTGCCACTTCTGGTGTTGCTAACAAGACTCAAATTCACTCCCATTTCTGTTACTCTGACTTGGATCCAAACCATATCAAGGCTTTGGATGCTGACGTTGTTTCCATCGAATTCTCCAAGAAGGACGATGCCAACTACATTGCTGAATTCAAGAACTATCCAAACCATATCGGTTTAGGTTTGTTTGATATCCATTCTCCAAGAGTTCCATCAAAGGACGAATTCATTACCAAGATTTCTGCCATCTTGAAAACTTATCctgctgaaaaattctggGTTAACCCAGATTGTGGTTTGAAGACTAGAGGCTGGGAAGAAACTAGATTGTCTTTGACTCATATGGTTGAAGCCGCTCAATACTTCCGTGAACAATACAAGAATTAA
- the IES5 gene encoding Ies5p → MPSKDAESHIDKDIRKISSRNDELIKQDATLKREYTTLLRKVSSVITVLNSIDTEGGVGSTEIPRLISETTVKKVPELKWYNEQISLLTAKLENNEDTDVPEELMDAYTLYKETPLLYNDTHMP, encoded by the coding sequence ATGCCAAGCAAAGACGCAGAGAGTCATATCGATAAGGACATACGAAAGATATCGTCGAGGAACGATGAGTTGATCAAACAGGACGCTACactgaaaagagaatataCCACTTTGTTGAGAAAAGTGTCGAGTGTGATAACGGTGCTGAATAGCATAGATACCGAAGGCGGGGTTGGCAGTACAGAAATCCCACGTTTGATATCAGAAACGACGGTTAAGAAGGTGCCCGAATTGAAATGGTACAATGAACAAATATCGCTACTGACGGCCAAACTGGAGAATAACGAAGATACTGACGTTCCCGAAGAGTTGATGGACGCTTATACTTTATACAAGGAAACCCCATTGTTATATAATGATACCCACATGCCATGA
- the TSC11 gene encoding TORC2 complex subunit TSC11 — translation MSIPRSTKQSSPLSSRHRSVTNVTPLLTPRHSHDNSSTQISSMKNTTSSSPSTIMNESSKRNKQNLVLSTSFISTKKLENSAPSPTSPLQARRTRSTMTKALLSLKSEINNQYQELARLRRKKDDLEHLRDSTISDIYSGSYSTDHLQKHSMRIRANTQLREIDNSIKRTERHLFDLKQQFDKKRQRSLTTSSSIRADIGSIRNDDLQNIDSEESDGHNSLADQITLDDEYLTTPTSATELNSQQNLNRHGTINSQNNENLSTLSVSNNDDPNRGNLKDNKMESDHGGIDNENQIFKSTTTEAATWLVSDYMQSFQEKNVNPDFIAQKANGLVVLLKEHSEIRKDLVLTSFMSSIQNLLLNENKLIAASAYRVCRYLINGSSFIDELLELRLDAFIIISLAKDNSFQIEREQALKLIRRFIEYNTGITQGITQAIISCVEKPEDSLRHMALETLLELCFVAPEMVKECRGMRVIEGFLQDYNSFSLACVILDTVLQLMATHKTRQHFLKDFNVSVLTTVFSDTNTKSTVNVEKMQNASTLISITLNSYNGFMLFSNDNFKPLKQLVSFFQIPICALYLIDIFLDVLKIKPLPYKSKSRHSHAFKPIPSQYYKECMSVNQRLALIVLILDNSGFVSHLLELLNDEDRDDNLVAKGRYLLTEYFNLRMNLVDNKYTSVSRPISKENFTYVDETFQFRKIAYRMNRNRNTIGMSEIDYVQNIKAFSKTVKENTLLREVDDFRFRRMVYDSKVLQTKDFTRWNWNIINELLEGPLLNKKQLEELVKSTKFIRRLLVFYRPLRLRFSNVNRGAKLSQKYVQVGCQFFKTLTATPEGIKILMDDTKIIPQLASLMFRAMEGNISGNIFDKNTLKEKMIYGYFKFIGILTQSTNGIHVLTRWNFFTVIYKMFQFESKLGLEFLLLTIPELDLKYSSHCRAIMGKALVVANEKVRIKATKHIGDKLKELLSIKECDLKLRANKTRLQQYKMEMLTRQLYDLSPSVVAVADQALYECIVAGNGSEELGTSFRMFLNQMVFIRSPILFELLSRPYGFQLLNEINFVKEERDSWLSKKNVEYVHIVEEFLKKNQSINAKSLTFQQKGRLPLHFYESLTRTEDGILLLSQTGDLVSFMNVIKRYVNGGSMATMEDAKEIMDLKAALWCVGFIGSTELGIGLLDNYSLVEDIIEVAYKASVTTVRFTAFYVLGLISMTREGCEILDEMGWNCCISVQDEPIGIALPNRLDRFLSYNENKWSTFGEYTDEMIVFDRNNGDLAEKSSPIEFDLDKLLSEKNTAENPLNERITGGKYNKDITSQSITVSDENNSLFANESLPSPYVGQYRNDEDSIERKVLHIVSQLGNHILSNRAVKEITEINDKYGPRLFENERMFFKVFNMMSKYRFKPHVRKFLCGLFINNRALENVIKHDNKRDKRPTNLTH, via the coding sequence ATGAGCATACCTCGCAGTACAAAGCAGAGTAGCCCTCTCTCAAGTCGACACCGTTCAGTGACTAACGTAACTCCATTATTAACACCGAGACATAGCCATGATAACTCAAGTACCCAAATATCAAGTATGAAGAACACTACGTCAAGTAGTCCGTCTACAATCATGAACGAAAGTTCTAAGAGAAACAAGCAAAACCTGGTCCTTTCAACCTCATTCATATCTACcaaaaaactggaaaataGTGCACCTTCACCGACCAGTCCCCTACAAGCAAGACGAACGAGAAGCACAATGACCAAAGCGCTCCTTAGTCTCAAATCAGAAATAAACAACCAGTATCAAGAGCTGGCCCGACTGCGCAGGAAGAAAGATGATTTGGAGCATCTTCGGGATTCCACAATATCTGATATCTATTCTGGATCTTACTCCACAGATCATTTACAAAAGCACTCAATGAGGATACGGGCTAATACACAACTTAGGGAAATTGACAACTCAATAAAAAGAACCGAGCGACATCTTTTTGACCTCAAACAACAATTCgacaagaaaagacaaagatcCCTTACAACATCCAGCTCGATAAGGGCTGACATAGGGAGCATCAGAAATGAtgatcttcaaaatatcgACAGCGAAGAATCAGACGGCCACAATAGTTTGGCAGACCAAATCACTCTTGATGATGAGTATCTAACCACTCCTACTTCTGCAACTGAGCTCAATAGTCAGCAAAATTTAAATCGCCATGGTACGATAAATTCCCAAAATAATGAGAATCTTTCCACTCTTTCTGTTTCAAATAATGACGATCCAAATAGGGGGAATTtaaaagataataaaatgGAAAGCGATCACGGAGGCATTGACAACGaaaatcaaatctttaAATCCACAACGACTGAGGCAGCTACATGGCTCGTAAGCGACTATATGCaaagttttcaagaaaaaaatgtaaatcCTGATTTTATTGCTCAAAAGGCAAACGGCCTAGTGGTTTTATTAAAAGAGCATTCcgaaataagaaaagatttAGTGCTAACTTCGTTTATGTCATCAATCCAAAACCTGCTTcttaatgaaaacaaacttATAGCAGCATCCGCTTACAGGGTATGCAGATATTTAATTAATGGTTCAAGTTTTATTGATGAACTGTTGGAATTGAGGTTAGATGCATTCATTATCATTTCCTTAGCAAAAGATaactcttttcaaattgaaagagAACAGGCATTGAAACTGATACGAAGGTTCATCGAATATAACACTGGTATAACACAGGGAATTACGCAAGCCATTATCAGTTGTGTTGAAAAACCTGAAGACTCTTTGAGGCATATGGCTTTGGAAACGCTATTAGAGCTTTGTTTTGTCGCACCAGAAATGGTTAAGGAATGCCGTGGTATGAGAGTGATCGAGGGATTTCTACAAGATTACAATTCTTTCTCACTAGCGTGTGTGATACTGGACACTGTTTTACAATTGATGGCTACTCACAAAACAAGAcaacattttttgaaagattttaaTGTATCTGTATTAACCACAGTTTTCTCCGATACAAACACAAAATCAACCGTTAATGTcgaaaaaatgcaaaacgCCTCTACACTTATTTCGATCACATTAAATAGTTATAATGGATTCATGCTTTTTTCTAACGACAATTTCAAACCACTTAAACAATTggtatctttttttcaaattccaaTATGCGCCCTGTACCTCATTGACATTTTTCTagatgttttgaaaatcaaaCCATTGCCatacaaatcaaaaagCAGGCACTCTCATGCTTTCAAACCGATTCCTTCCCAATACTACAAAGAATGTATGTCTGTGAACCAAAGACTAGCACTAATTGTGTTAATTCTTGACAATTCAGGATTCGTCTCCCATCTTCTTGAACTCTTGAATGATGAGGATAGAGATGACAACCTGGTGGCAAAAGGCAGATACCTACTTACCGAGTACTTTAATCTCAGAATGAACCTAGTCGATAATAAGTACACCTCGGTGTCAAGACCAATTTCCAAGGAAAACTTCACTTACGTTGACGAAACATTCCAATTCAGGAAGATCGCCTATCGAATGAATAGAAATAGAAATACAATTGGAATGTCGGAGATTGATTACGTCCAAAACATAAAGGCATTCTCTAAAACGGTCAAAGAGAACACTCTTCTTCGCGAAGTAGATGATTTTCGATTTAGAAGAATGGTTTATGACTCTAAAGTTTTGCAAACAAAAGACTTCACACGATGGAATTGGAACATAATAAACGAACTACTCGAAGGACCGCTATTGAATAAGAAACAGTTGGAAGAATTAGTGAAATCAACCAAGTTCATTAGAAGATTATTGGTGTTTTATAGACCACTTAGGTTAAGATTTTCTAATGTTAATAGAGGCGCAAAATTGTCTCAAAAGTATGTTCAAGTTGGAtgtcaattttttaaaacTTTAACGGCAACGCCAGAAGGTATAAAAATTCTTATGGATGATACCAAAATCATACCGCAATTGGCATCTCTAATGTTTAGAGCCATGGAGGGAAACATATCAGGAAATATCTTCGACAAAAACACGTTAAAGGAGAAAATGATATATggatatttcaaatttatcgGAATTCTGACGCAATCAACGAATGGGATTCATGTTTTAACAAGGtggaatttttttactgtGATTTACAAAATGTTCCAATTTGAATCGAAACTGGGGCTCgaatttttattattaacTATACCTGAGTTAGATTTAAAGTATTCATCACATTGCCGTGCCATTATGGGCAAAGCCCTTGTTGttgcaaatgaaaaagttaGAATCAAGGCCACAAAGCATATTGGTGATAAACTAAAGGAATTATTATCTATCAAAGAATGTGATCTCAAGTTAAGAGCAAATAAAACTAGATTACAGCAATATAAAATGGAAATGTTAACAAGACAATTATACGATTTAAGCCCGAGTGTAGTTGCTGTAGCTGACCAAGCTCTATATGAATGTATTGTTGCAGGCAATGGTTCCGAAGAGTTAGGTACCTCATTTAGGATGTTTTTGAACCAAATGGTGTTTATCAGGTCACCAATACTTTTCGAATTATTGAGTCGGCCATACGGGTTTCAGTTGTTGAATGAAATAAATTTCGTgaaggaagaaagagatTCATGGCTGTCCAAAAAAAACGTAGAATATGTCCATATTGTGGAAgaattcttgaaaaaaaatcaatcaaTTAATGCGAAATCCCTTACCTTTCAACAAAAGGGTAGGTTACCGCTACATTTCTATGAAAGCTTGACAAGGACAGAAGATGGAATTTTGCTATTAAGTCAAACAGGTGACTTAGTTTCTTTCATGAATGTTATAAAGAGATATGTTAACGGAGGTAGTATGGCAACGATGGAAGATGCTAAAGAAATTATGGATTTGAAAGCTGCGTTGTGGTGCGTTGGGTTCATTGGATCCACAGAATTAGGGATAGGCTTACTAGATAACTATTCGTTAGTAGAAGATATTATCGAGGTGGCATATAAAGCTAGCGTAACCACCGTTAGGTTCACCGCATTTTACGTCCTTGGGTTAATTAGCATGACGCGCGAAGGGTGCGAAATCCTGGACGAAATGGGGTGGAACTGTTGTATCAGCGTACAAGATGAACCTATCGGGATTGCACTGCCAAACCGGCTTGATAGGTTCCTATCATATAACGAAAATAAATGGTCAACGTTTGGTGAGTATACAGACGAAATGATTGTTTTCGATAGAAACAATGGTGATCTGGCTGAAAAGAGCTCACCTATAGAGTTTGATTTGGATAAATTATTGAGCGAGAAAAATACTGCAGAGAATCCATTGAATGAAAGAATCACCGGCGGTAAATATAACAAGGATATCACAAGCCAAAGCATTACTGTTTCGGATGAAAACAATAGTCTTTTCGCGAACGAGAGCCTTCCTTCGCCCTACGTAGGACAGTATCGCAATGACGAGGACTCCATTGAGCGTAAAGTGCTGCATATAGTGAGTCAATTGGGCAACCACATCCTTTCGAACCGCGCAGTAAAGGAAATCACAGAAATAAACGATAAGTATGGTCCGAGgctctttgaaaatgagaggatgtttttcaaagtgtTCAATATGATGTCTAAGTATCGGTTCAAGCCGCATGTCAGAAAGTTCCTTTGCGGGTTATTCATCAACAATAGAGCGCTTGAAAATGTCATCAAGCATGATAACAAGAGAGACAAAAGACCAACAAACTTAACACATTAG
- the PUP3 gene encoding proteasome core particle subunit beta 3 translates to MSDPSSINGGIVVAMAGKDCVAIACDLRLGSQSLGVSNKFEKIFHYGHVFLGITGLASDVTTLNETFRYKTNLYKLKEERAIEPETFTQLVSSSLYEKRFGPYFVGPVVAGINSKSGKPFIAGFDLIGCIDEAKDFIVSGTASDQLFGMCESLYEPNLESEDLFETISQALLNAADRDALSGWGAVVYIIKKDQVVKKYLRMRQD, encoded by the coding sequence ATGTCCGATCCAAGCTCTATAAACGGTGGTATTGTCGTCGCAATGGCGGGTAAAGACTGTGTGGCCATTGCCTGCGATTTGCGTCTCGGGAGCCAGTCGCTGGGTGTGTCGAATAAGTTTGAGAAGATCTTCCATTACGGCCATGTGTTTTTGGGAATTACCGGCCTAGCTTCCGACGTAACCACGCTGAACGAAACATTCCGTTACAAGACCAACCTATATAAGCTGAAGGAGGAAAGGGCTATAGAGCCGGAAACGTTCACGCAATTGGTGTCTAGTTCGCTTTACGAAAAGAGATTTGGCCCTTACTTTGTGGGCCCCGTGGTAGCCGGTATTAATTCCAAGTCCGGAAAACCCTTCATTGCCGGGTTCGACCTAATCGGCTGTATCGACGAGGCCAAGGACTTCATCGTCAGCGGTACTGCGTCCGACCAACTGTTTGGTATGTGTGAGTCCTTGTACGAGCCAAATCTGGAGTCTGAAGATCTGTTCGAAACCATAAGTCAGGCCCTACTAAATGCTGCCGACCGTGACGCCTTGTCGGGCTGGGGTGCCGTAGTATACATCATTAAGAAAGACCAGGTGGTGAAGAAGTACTTGAGGATGAGACAGGATTGA